The Apostichopus japonicus isolate 1M-3 chromosome 14, ASM3797524v1, whole genome shotgun sequence region ACTGTTGATCCCAAAAGCTCCTGAAACTGGTATTTGATAGCCTTTGCTTCTCATTTCTTTCTTCGAGTTCTGAATCCACATTAATACTTTGATGAGAGGATAATGCAGAATATGAATAATCAGTGGTAATGAATGAATGTAAGCTTAACAACTCCTGTTGTCAAAGTTGAAAGTGTAGTCCAATCAAAACTGAAACAATGGAGTAAATACAAAACATTTCTCAGTACAGTAGTTGTGTATATGTCATCATGCCTGCATGTTCCATGTCCACTTTGATACACAAGATATATAAACTTTAACACATGAAGATATCTTAAATATACCTGGTTGAATTTGACCTTTCGACTGCCTCGAGATTCATACATAATAATGCTAATCTctttgatttgtaaacaaaagaTATTCCTTAGAATTTATTCCCGCAAAATTGAAATGTGAAAATTTCTCTGCTGTCAGTAAGAGTAGATTCATAACTATGATTCATTCTTTCGCTTCAAACAGAGAAGCAGCTGAAAGTGATATCTGTGGACCTTCTCGAAGAACGTAACGGCAAGGACCATCACACCGACCAGTATGAAGTTGAGCAACTGGTCCTGCGAAAGGGACAGGCGTTCCATCTTGATGTGGAGTTTGATCACCCTTATGATGCCTCAACTGACACCATCTGGCTTGAAATGCTCATGGGTAGGTCTCTGACTTCCTTTACCCCTTCTGTACTTGAGTGGCCGTCTCCAtaatttagcatatatatacttgtatatcTTTCCATGATAACTTTTTGAACTGATAAATGAAGAAACACCATGTaggtctttatttattttatttttttatagtcCCCAGTTTGCTTGTCATTTATGGAGAACATATTTGTTGCCTCTAGATTCAAGATGTTTTGTCCGTCAGACAATATCTAGAATAAATCACCTCAGAGGGAGACTTTAGGCAGAATGATACAGGCTCACAGTCCaacaaaagaagacaaaaaaaaaaaaaaaattgagttcaCTGCTAATTACAGTTTTTAAGGTATTCAGCCTTTAAATGTATATGTTAAACCTCACCTATCAGCAGTCTTTTTCTTGCAATTGTATTTAAATTTTGACAGAGGATTGCAAAGTTATTTATAGTAGTATTTAAAGAAGAAACATCtctattttcacattttttatgGTTAAATGCAATCTGATTAACTGTCACATCAAGCACTGCCATACAATAATTGAAAGTACTGGTGGCAATTTTTTCCTTCGGCGGTTTTAAAACGATGGGTCTGTGTTTTCTCTGCCCTTAGGGTCGCGCCCTAGAGTCTCCTCGGGTACCAGGATCGTGCTTCCAACCAAGAAAGGTTCACCAGCTCATGACGCCTCCTGGGTTGAAGTTTTGAGGTCCTCCGGCAACAAGACATCACTGAAGGCTTATCTGGAATCGGATAGCATCATTGGACTCTTCGATTTGGTCGTTTGCACCGAAACCAGCGGAGAAGATGAATACCGCTACGACGTGGAGACAGATGTGTATGTTATCTTCAACCCATGGTGTAAACGTgagtattttcatatttcatgagAATGGTTTGACTCTGGATAACTCTCACGCTTATTGGAGAGACTTTTTCTTCTTGCAGAAGGTTGGAAACATTGCCAACAAGAATGACTTGTTTTGTAATCCTGATGTGTGCTTAACTGATTTGTATCCACACCTGGTTAATAACAGTTAGGTTTTTATCTATGTTTGTCAATATACtgagtaatattttgtgatgagAAATAACAGAACCCTAATAATGGCTTTCTGGGTTTCATTCATTGCACTGGGTGATTTTAAGAATTTATTATCTGTTGCTTGCATAAGTGACCCTCATTATAATCCTCTTAACATGTTTGATCGTTTAACATTAGTTAGCTCTCTGGTGTGTATCTTTCTGTTTGTCTTGtgttgtttaatttaaattataCTGGCAACCTGCCAATTATTCTCTGTGTCCATTAATGCTCCAACATAGCCCATGATATACGTTAACTCTCTTGTTAAAGTTGCAAGTTATTTTATCAATCAGATGTATTTGCTTGACTCTACAGATGACGGCACATACATGTCAAATGACGCAGAGCGCAAGGAGTATGTCCTCAACGATGAAGGAGCGTATTTCTATGGGAGCAAGGTCCAGATCGGAGGCGCTCCGTGGTACCAAGGACAGGTATGACGTTTGTTGCAGCTTTCCCATCCTTTATGTGAGACCACTATTGGTGCTTAATCTTTTTATTTCCCCCTTGTATCATGAAAAATGGTGTTTTGGAATGGTCCATTTCTCATTTCGtggtcttgttttcaagttacataAAACTATAGGTGTTTGTGGAAGCATTTCTATACATGGAGCTAGTGACAGCTTAGCTTTGAATGCAGGGTGTATATATTTACTAATATGCttgttatgatgttttttttttttggtcaataGTTTGAACCAGTTGCCATAGAATGTGTCTTCCACCTCCTCAAGAAATCTGGGTTGACTTTCTCGTACTGGAATTCTCCTCCTCATATTGTCAGGTCTCTATCTGCACTGGTAAGTCAAATCTTgcttttttgtgggggggggggtgcgggtgCGGGAGGGGGTGTTCATAAATGTGAGATGCAGGTTATGTTTCCAACTATTACAACAGAATAGAAAATGTCACGAAAAAGTCCAACCAGAAGAGCTATcacatatcaaaacaaattttctcAATGTGTTAGTTTCAAGGCAGGTATACTAACGCTTTGCACAAAGCTAGAAATGAACCTAGCTTTTCACAAATCAATTGTAGTACTGTTTGTTAGTTTAATTAAAATGCAAAGGTTGGATTCCAGCTTAGTTCCAACTTTCAGGGAAAGCAAAAAAGATACATAGCATTCACTGCACCTGTGACTTGGGTGAGTAcaggatgtgggggggggggggggggaggaggagtgGATTATGGCGAAATGTACTTACAGTAATGGATTAACAATTTCATCTGGTAACGCATTAGCAACATGTTATGGGCAAATAGTAAAATTACCAGAAGAAATAGTAAAAATGTGCAGTTTTTTGTTCACAGGAAAGGTCCAAggtaattttgttttctgattTGAAGCCAAAAAAGTTGTGAACCTCCGCAGTGatacacaaaatgtgaacaatatattaatttaaactGCTCTTAAAGAAAACTATTTGCTTAATGAGGGACCTGTGTTAACAagtttacaaaaagaaaaacaataaaaccagaaaaaaaaacactcaaaaCTGAGATgatatgattttttattttcgctTGATTTTATCGTCATGGTTATATCAGATCAACAGTCAGGACGATGATGGAGTTCTTGTAGGCAACTGGAGCGGTGATTACTCTGATGGAGTGGAGCCGACTGATTGGACAGGTTCCATCTCCATCCTCAAGGAGTACATGGAGACTGGCAAACCAGTCAAGTACGGCCAATGCTGGGTCTTTGGCAGTCTCTTCACCACTGGTAAGAAGTCACTGCGGCATTGAAACTTTTGATTAACCTGTCCATCTTTGCAGAAGACATTACATTTCATGTATATTTGGTTATACCACATGTCAGTTATTCGCATTTTGTTTTGCATGTAAGTTTGTGCAGTATTCTTGTTTCGTAACATTCATGTGCAACCTTTTAGTGCAAGGGCCATTTTTTAATAGATCACAAACATTGATGTGCCAACGCAgtaacatttataaatacatatttggTATTTTGACAGTTCTGTGTCATTAGGGAGCTTCCCAACACATTGTGGTTTTATCTATGATGGCCGTCTTCCAACTTAGGTTAGTCTAATTGTAGTTACTGGTTAGTCTAATTGTAGTTACAGGTTAGTCTAATTGTAGTTACTGGTTACCTGTAGCCTAATTGTTTGTCACAGGTTAGTCTAATTGTAGTTACAGGTTAGTCTAATTGTAGTTACAGGTTAGTCTAATTGTAGTTACAGGTTAGTCTAATTGTAGTTACAGGTTAGGCTAATTGTAGTTACAGGTTAGGCTAATTGTAGTTACAGGTTGTAATATTAGTATTACACTACTGTCCTTGGTGTGTAGAGTGGAGGCTACTTATAAACTTAGCAAACTGCTGTTATGTAATCTAAAGCTTTCAGTGTATCATTACACCATATAGTCATAGTTTACAATAATGTGTGTTTAACTCATGTGTCCTGTATAGTTGCTAAATACTTGCTTGTTCTTAGCATTTCCTACGATTCCCTTCCAGCAATGCGAGCTATTGGTATCCCATCGAGAACAATCACCAACTTTGCATCTGCCCACGACTCCGATGCCAACCTAACCCTTGACTACCATTTTGGTGAGGACCGCATGTCATTGCCAGATGAAGACGAAGATAGTATTTGGTAGGTCATTCTTTggttctcccccaccccctcccccccctcgcCACTGAATCCTCTCCTCTCGCCACCCCTCAAAtgaaaaaagtatatatatatttctcaagtCCCATAAGCCTGCATATTGTGCAATGTGTGACTGTTCTCTGtgaacaacatttttttaaaaagttaGAAGACCACATCACATATTGGAGTCGGTCTGGTTAATGCTAACCGAACTTAAAACTGGTTAAGTTTTGATCATTTGTGGTCGTATGCACATATAAACACTTTACGACTGTTCCACTACAATCTAAGATATGACATTCACAAGTAGCATCTGGGAGCATGGAGTGAGGACGTCAGCATGGAGTTGGAATGTCTGGATGGAGTTGGGGCGTCAAATGTAGTCAGGGTTACCTTTGGATTTCCCTCCCTTTTGTATCTGAAAAACAAGAACCCAAAGATAGTTAAATTTAGGTAAAAAATATAGACTTTGATGTACATATAGTATGGACCAATTTGCAGTGGAAATGAATTTTCAGTGGTTTGAATTTGTGATTAATCAGTAAAGCTGACCACTGGAAAGACCTTGGGAAAACGTATCATGTTTCGGTCATCCTACTTTCCTTAACTCCTTTCTTTCCTTGCTTTCTGCATATACAATGGGAAATAATTGAAGACCACCATATTCACAGTGACACGacaaaaaatgaattaaattttgGACCACCTCATCCTTATTGACACagtgaaaaatattgaaaacggCAAAACCAATCGACACCACCATATTGGTTTCCTGCGGTTAAAATAAGTTGACACCACCATATGCAGAAGTAACTGGCAGATCAATTCTGCACAATGATTCAAATAGTGCTAAACTAGAACCGCTTGACAATTTGACAGCGTAACAAATTGGTTCAAAATGTATGCCATAGATTGTTCACTTCTTTCCACACTGCCTCTCTCATTCACTTCAGCTCGATAATGATAGACAGTCAAATTATCAGTTGTTTTTGTTAGTTTCAGTAAGTTCTGATATATCATGATgtttctttcactgtttgtttCTATGCATCTATTAGGAACTTTCATGTCTGGAATGATGCTTGGATGGCTCGCCCTGATCTCCCCGAGGGGTACGGGGGATGGCAAGCGGTGGATGCCACTCCGCAAGAAACCAGTCGAGGTATGTGGATGGTCGTGTGACGACCATTTTCAAAAGATATCGTTCTGTCAGTGAAGTCTAGATTTAAAATGTTTTAGGCTGAACTGTGTCAGTGTTTTGCATGTAGTAACGTCACGTAGAGTGGAAGGGAGTTATTTCCGTTGTTCTCTACCTGATGTGGAGATGCCCCTTTTGAACTGCACACACCAGAAGCCAACAACATTGAGATTCATTTGCAAGATATCAATAGCATTAAAGTTATCTCAGCAAAGTTGCTGTGAAGTCAGGTATTTGACGCTACTGGGTGCAGGATGCTATAGCCCTCTCACTGCCCTATGTTTGACACAATTCCTTAACACAGGTTATTTTCCAATCATGTTGTGAAATTGGTGGGAACATTCATTGACCGTCGGGTAGTAGAAACAGAGTCTTTTTACTTGGTTACCAGGTTCATTCAGGATGGGACCAGCTTCACTCAGTGCCATCAAGCGAGGTCACGTGTATCTGGACTACGATACCAAGTTTGCATTCGCCGAGGTCAACGCAGAGACCGTATACTGGACCGTCTTTGACAACCGCAGAACGGTAAGGATGAAATTTTACTCCGAACTTCGGCTCCTTCAGGGACTCCGTTGATGAATCTTGAAATATGTATCATACATCATATCCCTGGGCATGTATGATGTAGGGTCACATTTGGGAAGGAGAATATAGTTTAGTGAATTGCATCGAGCATGGCCATTTTGATATGAATAAGTAGTTAAGTTTAAAATGTAGAAATGAATCTTTTTCGTTTGCACTAGCTGTATAATTTGTCCCATATCCCAGGCATTTTGACTTGCTATTCCAGGTGCAATTTTCGATCGTCAGTATGTCACATCCGTCCTATTTATGTCcctgttatgtctgctaaggacATACCAGATTTCCagatgtgttatatatatgtcatgtttgttttcttgtcaATGATCTCCATCTCGGCTGCTTGGTATTTCGTCTGTCACTCTCAAAATTCAATGCGAATAAGCTTTCTTTCTTGGacacttgatttttttttttttttttttttagccacCAGAGGTAATTACTGTAGATTCAGACAATGTTGGAAAGTACATCAGTACTAAGGCGGTTGGCCGCATGGCTAGACATGACATCACCGACCAGTATAAATTTAGCGAAGGTAAGACCAATAGAGCTGGAGTTAGCTATGATAAGTTTTTATACTTCGCTGCCATACCCCCACAGTGTTGGTAACCCCCCCCAAGGGTGTTGGTAAACCTGGGTGTCTCATGGGGTCGGTAAAAACATCACCCTTGAAATTGGAAAGTCAAGCCAATGACAAATAGTGTTAGCAATATGGTAGTGCTTTGTAATGCTTGGAGTCTTGCATCCACAGAAGGCAACATGGCAATGCATTTTAAAATTggatttttttggttttttattttggtttttgtccCTCCTCTGTGAGAATGTTAGCAGTGGGTTGGTCATTAAGATATGTCAAGTAACATTACAACATAGTAACATTATTGTAACCAGATCGATTTATTGATTTTACTGTACTTCAATGGTGAAAGCTCATTCTTTTGTGCAACATTGATGTGTCCAAAGCCACACTACAACAATATGCTATATTTTAATTAGAATCCCAACATATCAGGAACACTGTTTATGGTTAAATCAACTTCTGTGAACttttgtctgtgtgtgtgtgaatcaCATTTACACATGAGTTTATTCTATGGGTTGTATTTCCAGTCCAGTTATTTAGCTATCAAAAGTCTTATTGGCAGCAGACCAGTTATAGATAATTGTTGAGCTAATATAGTTCCAGACATAAGCACAGTGAACGGTCACTCTCTTCCAGGAACCCAGAGAGAACGTATGGCTGTGCTCACAGCTAGCAAGTACGTCAAATCGGCCAAGAATTTCATGAAGGACGTACCAAAAGACGTGTCCTTTAGCGTAGAGCTGCCCAGAGATGTAATCATCGGTTCGGACATAGAAGTAACCGTCCGTGCCACCAACAACAGCAGCAGCTCTCGGTCTGTTCCAATATCTGTCTCGGGTAGCACCGTCTACTATACAGGAGTCAAGAAAGCAACTGTGGTTTCTTCCAAATACACATTGAAGATTTCTGCTGGCAAAAGTAAGTCTTGTTGTGTTGGACACATAAGACCAGACTGAAAGTTTAAGCCTCGCATGTGCAAGTAGTGTTAAATTGAAGCCCTGGAATTTTACCTTGTATCTTGCTGTAACCAGAGGAAAATCTTAGAAGAATATGTTTACTTCAAGCTTCAGTTTTTGTAGGTTTATTTGGTAAACCAAAATATGTGCTTTAGCAATTTTCAGATAAATTTAAGTTAAAGGATATTCCCACAAAGGATCCTGATCTGTCCCACTATATGTGCTCATTACAATACTTTTACAGAAGTGTCCAAGTCTTTCgttaattgtttgtttgttttcctctGTTACCCATTGTCTTCATCTTTTAACCAACTTCCACCTGTAGCCGAAGACTTTAAGGTTACCTTGACTGCAGAAGAGTATTTGGGTTCACTGACAGAGTTTGCcggatttgtttttttcatcatGGGAATGGTCTCGGAGACCAAACAGACCTATAGCACCCAGAGGGATTTTGTTCTTCAGAAACCAGAACTAAGCATTGAGGTAAAAAGCCCAAGAAcaattccttctttttctttcctttagaCCCCCTTTTTCTTACTGCTCATCTCTTATCATGATATTTCTATTCTGCCTCCATATCCTATATGGTTAGTATATTTGCTTCTGTTTACATACACGGTGATATGTTGGTGAGATGTGGCGTTGCACACTCTTCTTCCCACACTTTGTGAGTCATGTTGTAATTTCTCGAGAGTTGCTGGCACTCATCAAGCTCTATGGTCTAAAATCACCCAATATAACACCTTGTGAATTTCTTAAATGTTTAAGAAATACTTATGGACGAGGTGAAACCAGCTGCAGTAGTTATCAACccatcattgtcttgttttcCCAAACCCACAGGTGGATGACAACCTCAAAGTTGGAAGTCCATTCAGCATATCGGTATCTTTTGAAAACCCTTTGAAGTATCCTCTTGTGGATTGCCGTTTCCGAATTGAAGGACCAGGAATCGACGGCCATAGATTGGAAAGTTTCAGGTGagttatattaattttaagtttagTATTACTCAAAAGAGTTTTGTTACGGTAACGTATGTCAACTATTTAATACAAATGCTTCTTCAAGGAGCTCTTTCCTTGAGAAATTCAGGACTTTCTGAGTTTGAAAATGCTTTGCCTGCGTGTGTGTCCTTGTGGAGTAAGTTTATAAAGTAGTATGGGAACTAATGCTAAAACTGACACTCTTTGGACTCACGCTTGGAGTCATGTGTACCAGTACTCATAAATTAGGGGAATTCCTAGTACTTTTGCTATTGTACTTGTACAACAAAGTCTGCTAGCATCACACATGTGCACTTGAACGCACCTTTAAGATATCTTGTCAGGGAGTATGGTTAAAAGGCGTGTGTGGATGCATAAGTTCATTCCTTAgactgtaatttaatttcaatgatcTTTTTGAATTCTTCCAGACAAGTGAAACCTCATGAACGAGTCGCCCACCGTATCAGGCTAACAGCCAAAAGGTCCGGCACCCGAAGTCTTAATGTGACCTTTGCCTCCAACGAGATAAAGGGCGTGAAGAGTTCCATCTCTGTTTCCGTGGCGGAGTGACCGGTGGGAAACACCAGGTGGGCTCGAGGTCACCGTGACTATTCGGTAGTTATTTTCTTAATACTCCCATGGTGGTTGTCCAACTATTCCATTGAATTTATTCTTCTCGTTAGTGGTAAAGGTTAACTTAAGTTTTTGATTCTTTGCAAAAGGCAAAGTGAATCTttgtgatggtgatggcatgtgtgagacgtatgtgtgtgtgtgtgtgtgtgataccaTTTCTTGTAAATTTTCAAACTAAAATAATACATGGTGGTGAAACTTCATATTTTGAATCTGAATTCAGCATAATGAATAGAAGCACCCCATTGTTAAGTCTTGTACACATGGTTCCTCTAATAGCAACCCTgttgttgttttgaaaatgtcaaaggtcCTTTGAGGGCACCAGAGGTCAAAAGAATGAAAACCCTGTAATCTCAATAACTTCAAAATCATAGCTTGCATGAACTATATACTTAGTGTGTGGATTCACCACAGTTAGCAGAAGATAGAAGAATCTGCATTAAGTTCATATGAGGACACCAGATGTCAGAGTCTGAAAAACCTTGTAAGGTTGATAACAAAGTCAAACCTTGGATGAACTTAATACTGAGAGTGTTGCTCCACCTCATCAAGCACAAGATgtgaattgtttttttctgttaGCAGATGTTAGCAGATTCATTATGctgaattgtttttttctattaGCAATGGTCACTTTGAGGTCAACAAAGCTTAAAATTTTGAACACCTTGTCAAAATGATCACTACAAAAGCTGAACTTGTATTAACTTGAATTTTTTTGTTATGTAGATAATCCTCATTCACTTGGTTAAATTTGTCTTCACATAGTTTACATCATATTCTCATGTACTGTAAAATGAAAGGAACATCACAAAGGAATCACATAGCCGGTTGGCTTGCTGGTTACTTTGTAACCTTAATGGTGCTCAGACCCACCGATTCTACTGCTGATATGCAAGCAAGTTGACATTGATCATCGCTGAGTTACCATCGCTACTCATCGCTGAGTTATCTTTTGAATCTTTCGAAAATCAAAGTTCCATTAAAGGGTGTCTCTGATAAAAATTGTCGTCAAATAATATCTGTAGTGTAATAACTAGTTGTGGTTGAACACATTTTTCCGGCTAATGAGCCGTTTTGTATCAGGATTATAGTATGGACCAAAAGCTTCAGACACAGCACACTGCTTTGCAAGTTTGAAGTCAAATTTATTTTCACACGAAAAATACTTTCTGCCTATCATTAGCTCCATTTCATAGAATTCCATGTGTAAAATTTCTTACTGACTTTAAAACCTAGATCTTTCTCTTTgcattttggtggaaaatttacAAAGTGGTTTTATATCCCCGTCTCTGTAGTCTTTTTTCTATTACCCTTTTTTACCCTTTCTTTTTTTGGAATGTCAATGTTTTCTTTGAACCGTGTTAAGGGTGCCATTTCAGTTCCATGGAACTAACATTTGTCGTAACATTGCTTTTGTTAATGGTATTAAAAACTTGTTTTGGCAgagttttctttaaaaaagaaaaagaaaagaaaaaaggacatTTGATAGTTTTGTATGTTACTTAATCAAGTAAATTGTTATCCTTCCCAGAGCTGTCAGTCTTTGGTAACAGAAAATTTATCCCTAAGTTTTGTTGgaattttttcatttctttcttcttttgataTATATGAACATCAAGCAAGATTTCATTCGTCCAATTTTTATCTAGAAACTGAAAATTGATGCCTGCGCCTTTCCTCTAGTATCAAAGTTCTTGCCCCTTTTTAcgcaaaaattaaaaaaacagatTTATATTTGGCCTTGTCCTGGAAAATTTTAATGGATGGCTGGCTAGCAATCcacacattttctttaaaagtccaaagaaattaatattttggcCATGCTGAACTTTTTTATGCATTTAGCTCATCTGTATAGGGCAGTGGCAGGTTAAAATAGATTTGTAGTTTAAACAAGACAAGTGGGGTTTCTTTCTATTTCTCACAATTAAGGAAATTGCCAGCAATGAATAGTATCAGCGAGTAGTTTTGCAGAGACAACTTTCACCATTGTCATGGCAACATgatgttgccatggcaacatgaTGGTACATAGATTTTATAAGCATTTAAGTTCAACCTGAAAAATCACACAACTTCAGAGTTTTCCGTgtcattttaaacattttcttaataAGAGATTCTTGATTAGATTTCTTGATTAGATTACCTCACAAGTTAGAAAATACCAGCAATGACATGTAGAAATTTGTTATGATGCAACGTTTTCACATTGCCATTATATTAGTTCTTTATCATGTTGGAATGAAGCTTTAAAAACTTACAGTAATGCAAATTATGTCCACCCGAAATTTTGTGCGGcttttaataaataacaattgCTTGAATAAAAATGTCTCCACTTGTTTCATTAGTGTGGTCCTATGCTTACCATATTTCATCTGAATAACATATATCAGGCAGCCTGTAGAGGATCAGAGGAAAGGTTTTCTCATTCACTTGTCTTTGTaggaaaatatttccaaaaagttATTTACCTCACATCTGGAGAAGAACAGTTATTTGAGCTGCTGTTGTTGAGAGCTGCTGTTATTGACAATTGCATTCCTGTGCTTTTTTTCACCTTTTGTC contains the following coding sequences:
- the LOC139979377 gene encoding protein-glutamine gamma-glutamyltransferase K-like, with amino-acid sequence MMVRRSTRVSRTPKRFAYGSGYEPYPTTSSARAALKSEGRRMVPDVPLLIPKAPETEKQLKVISVDLLEERNGKDHHTDQYEVEQLVLRKGQAFHLDVEFDHPYDASTDTIWLEMLMGSRPRVSSGTRIVLPTKKGSPAHDASWVEVLRSSGNKTSLKAYLESDSIIGLFDLVVCTETSGEDEYRYDVETDVYVIFNPWCKHDGTYMSNDAERKEYVLNDEGAYFYGSKVQIGGAPWYQGQFEPVAIECVFHLLKKSGLTFSYWNSPPHIVRSLSALINSQDDDGVLVGNWSGDYSDGVEPTDWTGSISILKEYMETGKPVKYGQCWVFGSLFTTAMRAIGIPSRTITNFASAHDSDANLTLDYHFGEDRMSLPDEDEDSIWNFHVWNDAWMARPDLPEGYGGWQAVDATPQETSRGSFRMGPASLSAIKRGHVYLDYDTKFAFAEVNAETVYWTVFDNRRTPPEVITVDSDNVGKYISTKAVGRMARHDITDQYKFSEGTQRERMAVLTASKYVKSAKNFMKDVPKDVSFSVELPRDVIIGSDIEVTVRATNNSSSSRSVPISVSGSTVYYTGVKKATVVSSKYTLKISAGKTEDFKVTLTAEEYLGSLTEFAGFVFFIMGMVSETKQTYSTQRDFVLQKPELSIEVDDNLKVGSPFSISVSFENPLKYPLVDCRFRIEGPGIDGHRLESFRQVKPHERVAHRIRLTAKRSGTRSLNVTFASNEIKGVKSSISVSVAE